The genomic window TGAGGCCCTCGAACCGCTCGGCAGCTTCACCGCGGCGGCCGCGAACGAGGCGGGGGCGACGGTCGTGGCCGAGGTGTTCCGGGCGCGGCTGACCGGGCCGATCGCCGCCGCGGCTGAGATCGCCGAGCTGCGCTGGGTGCACTCGAGCGAATTCCCGAGCCTCGCGCTCGCGCCGCTCATCACCGAGCACATGCTGCCCCTGCTGCCCTCCCCCTGACAGCGGGCTGAATTCATCCGCGCGGCGGAGGCGTGAGCATCCCTCTACCCCGCATACTGGCGTCATGAACAGGCGCAGCACCTACGTGGCACCGCACCCCGCGTGGCGATGGATGCTCGGCGCGGGCATCGCGC from Microcella daejeonensis includes these protein-coding regions:
- a CDS encoding NUDIX hydrolase, coding for MGDSGEVIRVSAALIVDEAGRLLVVRKRGTSVFMQPGGKPDAGENPAQTLSRELAEELGASVPVEALEPLGSFTAAAANEAGATVVAEVFRARLTGPIAAAAEIAELRWVHSSEFPSLALAPLITEHMLPLLPSP